The genomic region CTGGCGACCATGAAGGAGGGGAGCCAGGTCCAGACGGCATAGAGTTCCCACATGTGGCCGAAGTATCCAAAATTGATGAGTCGTGGTGTCGAGTGACGAAATAGCTCGACGATGTATCGTGGGCTGGGTCTAGCCATTCCAGCGTGAAGATAGGGTCCTGGTCGCACCCAGATGAGGGCGACCGCTGCTCCTGTGCCGGACACGAGAGCGGCGGAACCGAGAACAACCTTCCAATTGAGGGATCCGAGGCCGCTGATCAGATGGGGAAATGACGACCCCAATGTCAGGGCCCCGAGTAGGAGCCCCATGGATTTGCCGCGGCGGGCCGGCTGTGACCATGATGCCACCAACTTCATTCCAACCGGATACACCCCGGCGAGGAAGATTCCTGTAAGTACACGCAGCGGCAACGCGGCTGCGAAATCCCCGACCAGCAAGGCAAGTGCTCCTGTTGTCAGGGCTGCCGCTCCTGCGCTTGCTGCCAGGAGCAGATGGGGTCTTATTCGGTCTGCCAGGTTGAGGAAAGCGGAGGCAAGTGCGCCGACTGCGAATCCGACCTGAACGGAAGCCGTAAGCCAGACGGCCTCGATGGAACTGATGCCCCATTCGGTCCGGAGCGTCGGCACAACGGCTGAAGCGGAAAACCAGACCCCGAGTGCGAGCACTTGAACCATCGCGATGAGTGCCAATTGTCGTCCTGCTTTAGGTTTGCTCAAATGCGTCTCCTCCTCATCTTCGCCGTCGTGGGTGGCTGCAGCTATGGGTCGGCTATTCGGGGCGCGTCATTCTGCATGATTGGTGGCGAGGTCTTCTCCCGGGATGACCTCGCCAATGAACGCGGTGCGGCATTCTTGGCGGGCGCTCTCTGCATCGAACATGGCAGTTACGTGCGTGAGGACCAGGGTGCGCACGCCAGCTTCGGCCGCTAGCTTGCGCAGAACAGAGCAGGTTCGAGCTGGGAACAGGCGTCGCCCCCGTTGCGTCAAGCGGGCAAAAAGGCTGAACCTGTCTTTATTGCAGCAGCCGACGCACTGTACCCTCGCTAGGCGCGCTGTCGAATTGTCGCAGGCGATGGGCGAGAACCGCGGCCTCTCGTTTCATCCACTCCGCAACTTGTGACCGTCGAGGCTCGGACAAGCGGGCAGCGATCGCGTCCACACTAAAGGCTGCTATCGCGGTCCCTGTTGCGCTGAGCACCGGGACTCCAAGGCCTTCCGCGCCCGGCACGAGCATGGCCGGCGTTTGTGTATACCCGCGGACCCGCGCCCGTTGGATCAGCATGGGGAGTTCGGCCGGATCCGGAACGGGGCCTGCGGCGAGTTCGACACTAGGCAACGAGACGAGCAGTCGTTCGACCTCGTCCGGGTCTGCCCACGCCAGTAGCGCAAGGCTACCCGCGCACGAGCCGAGGATGCGGCGTTCGCCGATATTCGTTGTGACGGCTCGGATGGGGAATGTCCCGAGCACTCGGTCGATACAGACTGCTTGAGCTCCGGCCTTAACAGTGAGGTAGACGGTGTCTCCGGTCAGTTCTGCCAGTCGGAGTAGGTGCGGCGCAGCCAAGTTGAGGAAGCCGTGACGGTCTGATGCGGCCAGTCCGAGTGCCACGAGTGGGTACCCGAGGACATAAGTGGCGTTCTGCTCATCGAGTTCAACCCAGCCAAGGTTGCACAGCGTCCCGAGGAGCCTGTGCGTTGTCGTCTTGGATAACCCCGTGGCGACGGCAACGTCGGTCAACCGGCTTCCGGCCTTACCGGCGTCGGCGATAGCTTGCACGATCGCAGCAGCGCGTTCCACGCTGCGGATTGAGGTCGTTGACTCGTCGACCAATGCCCTTCTCCTTCCCACTGTTTTGCACCCACTCAGTCAGTACGGCCTAGTCACCGCTGCCGGACCTCACCACTTAAGAGTCAACATGCCGGCATCGAAGCCTTGCCTGTCCTCGCCAAGCCTGGAGCGGGAGAGCGCGGTGGCGCCGCTGCCACCAGAATATAGGTCCGCCACCGCAGCGTCTTATACGAGGGTCGTTACCACGTCGACAGGCCGAATCAACGTGTCCCGGATCGGAGAACGCTTCTGCACCGCCTCGACGAGTTCCTCCAGATCCTGACGGCTGGCACCTGGTGCCTTCACATCGATTTTCACTCGGATCTGTCTGGCCCCGGGCGCCTCCTCAGGGGCGACACCCAAGAAGGACGCCAGATCGAAGTCGGCTTCGAGTTCCAGATGGTAACTTTCAAGCTCGATGTTACGAGACGCGGCATTGGCTACGAGTGTCACCGTGTAGCACCCTGCCAACGCCTGAAGCACATACTCTGCCGGAGAAACGGCGGTGTCGGCGCCCAAAAGCTGAGCAGGTTCGTCGCTGCTCATGGTGAATTTGCCCCGGCGTGAGTCGTCGACGCTGCCCGCCTGAGTCAGACCGCCGGTGGTCGACTGCAGCCGGAATCCGTTCTCCCACACCCCATTTACGGCAAACGTGACCTTACCAAGAGAGCGGTTGGCCCGAACTGCGTCGATAGTGTCCCTAAGACCACCGAGATCGACTCCATTTACCGCCTGCGTTGTTTCCATCTTGTTCCTCACTCCTGTTTCGGACCCAATGAGCGGAAAGTGTCCGCGCCGGTTCTTGTCAGTGAAATCGACGCGAAACCCAAAGTCAAGCGCATGTTCCGCTATGCGGAACCACTCCTGACGAAATGCCCAGTGGGATGAGTTCTAATGTCCTAATTCGGAATACGTGATCTGACTAGTGGAAATTGGGAAGTGGAATTGCCAGGGGTCGTCTAAATCTGGCTGGCGTAACGCTGTAGTATGGCTGGTTTCAAGACGAGGTAAGGCGCAGTGGCGATTCCCAAGTCGAGCGTCGTCCTTAGGGGGCGGCACAGGTCTGGATGATAGGCGGCGGCCTGAATTGTGGCTTGCCAGCTTAGTTGGCGAGACTGACAACCCAGTTGGCGAGCCGAGGAGCGCGGCGGGTGCGGGAATTCGGGTGGCGTTTGTTGGCCAACGGTGCGGGCAGCGCGCCTGTATGAGCAGATCTCGAGCGTCTCGCGTTGCCACTAGAATTGGCGGAAAGTTCGTTCCCGCGGAGTGCAGGGTCGGGCTGCGTCGCCCAGGCCAAACGCCGACCCGGTCCAACGCGCACCATTCGCGGCTCGCGTGACCGGTCGGAACCGGCGATTCGCTGACTCGCTGGAAAAATTCGCCATATCGTTTGGCAATTCGCCAACAAGGCTGACAATCCACATGAATCACTCATTCAACTCGCCAGCTTTAGCTTGATCCACCTATCCGCTTGGGACGAGGATCTGAATTCGGTTTCGGCGGTTTCGGCGGTTTCGGCGGGTTTGCGGCCTTCGGGCTTGGCTGATTCCGGGCCTTGCTGCCCTGTGGTGTTCCGCGGTTGGTCCTGGTTGCGCCGTGTGGCTGGGTTGACGGGGTTCAGGCTGGTTGGGGCGGCGGGTAGAGGTGGTCGAATAGGGCCTGCCATGGTGTTTGCCAGGGCCAGGCTTCGGGGAGGTGGAGCCGTGTTTTCCGGGCGCTGGTGGCGATGCGGGCCGGGACATGGATGAGTTTGCGGCGGATCGTCCCGGTCCGTGCTTTGCGGAAGGGCCCTGCGGCGAGGAGCCAGGCCGAGTTCGCGGGAAAAACACCTGATGACATATGAGCCAGTGCGCTGTCCTTCAGGTCGGCATTGACCTGCTCGATGATGGCGTGGTTGCGGTGGGTTTTGTCCGCCGAAGACCGTGTCGGTGTTTTCGATCGTTTCCCACGCCGTCTCAGGGATCCCGGCGATGGCGCGTTTCACGGCCGGGTCCATGTGCATGGTCAGCGAGACGTACGCCCCGCCGGCCAGCGCCACGGCCACCGAATCATGGCCATAGAAGGCCGAATCGAACCGGCAGAGCACCCGCCCGCCGGTCTGCAGACGTTTGAGCGTGGACAGGGCATCGGTAATCCGGCGTTTGGCGCCGCGGGCCGAGTTCGCTGCTCCCTTTCGCAGCCGCTGGGCCAGGACCACCGGGGTGGTGTCCTTCGTGGAAACGGCGGCCAGCAGCGCGTTCAGCCGGCGGACCCCGGAGTACGCGTATCCGGAGCCCACTTTGGAGTAGTCGTGGACGTCGATGATCGTGTCATCGACATCCACGGATACGAAGTCCTCCGCGCCACAGGTTCCCAGCAAAGGTGCCCGGGATGCGAGATTTCCTGGGAAGCGGGACGCGACCGCGTCGAGCTGACGGACGTGCCCGAACGTGAAGGACCGCAGGAACGAACCCAGGTCGAGGGCGCGTAGCAGGCGTTGAAGAGCCGCTTCATCCCGCCTTGGCGCAGCACGGCCATATCGTCGATACTTTCCGCGCCGGCGACCATCCCCGCCACCAGAGACGCGACCTTCAGCCCGGCATTCGCACCCTTGTCCGTCGGGACCGACAGCCAGTTGTCGGCGAGTTCGTGGAGCCCGGCGTCCCCGGGCCAGGGTCATGACCGGCAGCAGCCCGGCCGCAGACACGAGATTCGGCTCGTCGAAGGAAACTGACACCGCGGACGGCTTGTGGGAAACCTGCACCTACGAGGCGCTCCTCTTTTCGGTGGTCAATGTGCTCGAGACAAGCTCCATTTTCCTTGAAAAGGCGGGCATCTCGGTTTAGAACGCCGTCGGCGCCCCAACCAATATCGGTGGATCACGGCTAAGCCTTGGACTTCGCATTGTTCTTGTACCGGGCAGCATCCCTGTAGGCCGTCGGTGGCATCCCATTCCATCGTTTGAAGGCGATGGTGAAGCTCGTTGGGTCTGTGTAGCCAAGAGCGCGGGATATCCGTGCTACAGAGTGATCCGTTTTCGAGAGCAGATCGGCGGCGAGGTCACCCAGGGCTTTGTCCCGGAGCTGGGCAAAGTCGTCACCGGTTAGTTCGAGCTTGCGTTGCAGGGTGCGGGGGGAGACCCGCAGTGTTGCGGCCACATTTGCCAGTTTGCGGTTTAGCTCCGGCGCGGCTCTTATGGTCTTCATGACAGTGTCGGGCCAGTCGCCGGTTGCCCTGAGATTGTCAAGAATTTGGTGATCCGCTTTGAGCCAAGCTTCGTGTTGAAAGGCGTTGCCGAAGGGGAGCTCCTGTACCGATGTTTCAGGAGCCCACCAGAGCCGTAGTGCGTCGGATCCGCAGTCGATGGCGCACGGGACGAAGGGGAAAATCTCAGGGGAGGCTTCTGCGAGAGGGAATTCGACCCGGGTGAAGGGGAAAGGGCCGCCGTACATCCACGTGAACGTTCGGGCAATGACGCAGAAATCGCGGTAGACGCTGAACGGGATGAGCTCTGCAGGAGTATCGGGGTAGGTGTACTCCATGCCAGTCACCGTGCCATCCGATGTCCGGAGAGGCGTAATTTCCATCAGGCCGGGGGCATAGTCTGTTGAGCTGCCAGCTTCTACCCAGGCCGCAATGGTCGGCGCCGTAGCGAGGGCCAATCCGCGAATACCGAAGGATCCCAGTGTGTAGGCCTGTGCGGCCTTCACCCAGAGGTCTACACGATCTTTTGTGAGAGCGACGAACTGCAGTTGGAAGGCCAACTCCTTCTTCGCAGGAATAGTGCCTCCCGGGCGGTCGATCGCGTCGGGGTCGATTTCTGCGTTTGTGAGCGCAGTTTGCCAATCAAGATCCGCGTCTTTCAACACTGCGCATAGTGCGTGAACGCTGAAGTTGGGTAGTCGCAAATTCTGATAAGAGCTTAGTTTCACTGCTGCCCACTTTCACCGTTGAGGAAGAGACGCTCCAGTCTTTCAGGGCCCCGGGGCGAGGAGTCGCAACGGCCGAGCATGTGAAGCACGTCACCAGCTTTGCATCCCACGCCATGTATTCACAAGCGGCCCTAGCCTGACGCAGTTTCCCATCTGTTTGGCATGTCTTGCCATGCCGCTTACCTCACCTACCCACCTAACGTTGAAGCCCTGAGCAAGGGCCGGCAGTGAAGCCGGCGCACTGATATCAAAGGAGATCCGGTGAGCATATCCATCGCCCAAAGCCTTGAACCGGCAATCACTGCCGACGAATTCAAGGCGGCATTCCGTAACCATCCCGGTGGGGTCGCTGTCATTACGGCTGATGCGGGCAACGGGCCGGTCGGCCTGACAGCAACGTCTGTTATTTCGGCCAGCGCAGAACCTGCGATTCTGGCATTCTCAGTATCGGAATTTTCGTCCAGTACCCCGACCATTCTCAGTGCAGACACTGTCGTTGTGCATCTACTGAGCGCTGAACAAGTGGACATTGCCAAGCTCTGCGCCACCAGCGGCATCGACCGTTTTGCTGACACCTCTCTCTGGTCGCGACTGGAGACTGGAGAGCCCTACTTTGTGCAGGCCCAGGCCTGGATCCGGGGCAGGATCATCAACTCGATGGCAGCCGGCGGGTCGTCCATCGTGGCTGTCGAGGCGCTGCAGGCGTCGCCGGCGCTGTCAGGCGACGCGGCACCCGGGGACCCGCTGGTCTATCACAACCGGCGTTGGCACGCCCTTGGGGATGCATCCCAGATCTGAACCGTGACCCTGTTGGTCGTAAGAAATCCAACCCGTTCTACACCCAATTTTCATCTCCCGAAAGGACTGCGGTTATGAGCATCGCATCTAACGAAACTGCCACCGACCATCCCGTTGATCGCGACTTCGTCGCGGATTACACCGTCGAGCGTGACAGTAGCCCGATGGTCGGAGGCGATAACGCTTTCAAGGTCGCGATCTTCGGGGCGAACGTCTCGACCGGGCAAGGCGGCCTGAACTTCGCGGAGAACTCGATCAAGCTTGGCAACTGGGGCGAGGTGCAGCATCTTGCGCAGAAGGCGGACCGGTACGGAGTGGACGGATTCATCCCCATCGCGCGCTGGCAGGGGCTCGCAGGTCCCGACCGCCCCTGGGGCCGTCAGTTCGAGACGTTCACCTGGGCGGCAGGACTCGCCGCAGTGACGCAGAACATTCAGATCATCGCAACATGCAACGTGCAGTTCATGAACCCCGTGATGGGCGCGAAGATGGTAACCACCATTGACCACATCAGCGGCGGCCGCATGGGGCTCAACGTAACAGCGGGTTACTTCAAGCCCGAGTACGATATCTTCGGCGTGGAACTCCCCGAGCACGACGTGCGCTACGAACTCGCCGACGAGTGGATTGAGATCGCCGAGCGCCTGTGGGCGAACGAGGAGCAGCAGTTCGACTTCGACGGCAAATTCTTCAATCTGAAGGGTGCGCAGGCGTACCCGAAGCCGGTGCAGTCCCCTCGCCCGATGGTGATGAGTGCCGGTTCAAGCCCCGCAGGGCAGGAGTTCGCGTTCAAGCACGCAAACGTCCTGTTCGCGTCGGTTGCCAGCGTCGAGCACAGCGGGGAGATCACTCCAAAAATCCGGCAGAAAGCTGACGCGGCCGGTCGCGAGGACCTCGGCCTGTGGGCGGGCGCGCACATCATCGTCAAGGACACCGAGAAGGAAGCACGCGCCTACGCCGACTACGTAACAGAGAGCACCGACTGGGAGAGCGCGCTTCGCTATCGCGAGATCATCCGCAGCGGCACCCAGAGCTTCAACTGGGATGAGTACAAGCAGTCCGAGGACTACAAGCGTGACGAGTCGGTGAGGGCCTTTGGCCGCGCGGCACTCATGCCGATCACTGGTACCCCTGAGATGGTCGTCGAGGAGCTGCAGAAGTTGCAGGCCTCGGGCATCACGGGCATCTGCACCGGCCTCGTCGACTATGACGAGGGCCTCGACCGGCTGAACGAGCAGATCTTCCCGCTGATGCGCGAGGCGGGCCTGCGCGCCTGACGACGAAGCGTCCATCCACGAAGGAGTGAACACAGATGACTTTTCCTGATCCTAAGAAATTCCAACTCGTCGTCGCGGGACCGAACGAGTCCGGCGAAGCCGACTTCCTCGAAGTCGGCCCGGCCGCCGAGTTCGACTTCCCCGGCGTGGCAGCGGGTGCCTTTTTCTGGGCTGTGGACGGGGGCCACAGCAAAACGAACTTCGGTGCCCCTCCAAGCAAGGTCGCCCTCGCAGGACCCAATGGATCCACCTTCGGCATCAGCAGCTTCCCCGCGAACTCTTCGGGGGAGGTGGACGCGGCGACGCTGGACGAAAGCATGACCGCCACCGACGACGACGGCGACGCCGGGATGCACGCGAGCGACACCATCGACTACGAGGTGGTCATCTCGGGCAAGGTGGACCTCGTACTCCCCGGAGGGAAGAAGCGCACGCTCGTTCCGGGAGACCTGCTCGTCATGGCCGGCGTGCCCCATGCCTGGAAGAACCCGTACGACGAGGACTGCGTCTACGTCGTGGTCACCGTCGGTTTCAACACCCCCGAGGTCGCATCATGAGTCTGACCTCACCCGGCAAGGCGTTGCGTGCAGTCTTCGACAGTCCCGAGACGGCGCTGGTGCCGTTCGGCGCCTTGCCGCTCCACGCTCAGATGGCGCAGCACGCGGGCTTCGACGCGTTCCAGCTCTCCGGCGGCATGTCTGCCTGGTGGCAGGGTGTCTCCGACACGGGATGGCTCACCCTGACCGAGGTGGTTGAGCATGCAAAGCGCACTGCCCGCGCCGCTGACATTCCCATCTATTGCGACGCCGATACTGGCTTCGGTGCGCCCATCAACGTGCAGCGCACGGTGTCCGAGTTCATCGACGCGGGCGTCGCCGGAATCCACATTGAGGATCAGCGGGAGCCCAAGAAATCGGGCGGTGTGGCCGGGATCGAATTGGTTTCCGACGCCGAGGCCATCGGACGACTGAACGCCGCCGTCGAAGCCCGCGACAGGTTGGACAAAGATTTCGTTATCGTCGCCCGCACCGACGGCTACGGTGCCGCCGGAGGCGGCGTCGACGAGGCGATCCGCCGCGCGCAGGTCTACAAAGCCGAGACCGGCGCGGACGTCATCTTCTACGAGGGATTCCATACCTGGGAGCAGGCCGAACTCGCGCTGAAGGAGACACCCGGACCCGCCTACGCCGTCGGGGTTCCGCTGATCGGACGTAAGACCGTCGCCGAGATGACCGCGATCGGCCAGGCGATTCAGCCCGTGGCTTTCGTGCTACCGGGGGTCAAAGAGGTTTGGCGCCTGCTCATGCAGGTCAAGGAATCGGGCGAGGCCACACCCATCGGCGAGTACATCGACCACTTGAACGATGGCCCCGACAGCATCGGCTGGGGCGCAATGTTCGGCCGTCCCTTGACCGACTACGTGCGTGAAACCGAGGACAGGTTCCTCCCGCAGGAATCGCGCCGCAACTATGACAACAACGTCCACGTTGGAGAGAGCTACTAATGAATGAGGAGAAATTGATGATGAAGGACAAAGCCGGCCTCGTCACCGGCGCAGGCTCGGGCATTGGCCGGGCAGGTGCCCTGGCGTTCGCAAAGAACGGCGCGCGCGTAGTGGTGTCCGATATTGATGAGGCAGCCGGGCGCGAAACGGTGGAGATCATCGCAGCATCTGGTGGGAAGGCTGTCTTCTTCCAGTGCGATGTCAGCGACGAGGAGCAGGTCAAGGCCCTTGTCGACGCGACGGTGTCCAACTTCGGGCAGCTGGACTTCGCTTTCAACAATGCCGGGATGAACGGTGTCTTCGCACCTATTGGGGAGACCGACAGCGCGACCTGGGACCGGGTCATGAAGGTGAACCTGTACAGCACCTTCTACTGCCTGAAGCACGAAGTCAACGCGATGCTGAAGACCGGAGGCGGTGCGATCGTCAACACTGCGTCTGCTGCGGGCCTCGTCGGAATCGCCAACAACGCCCCGTACACCGCCTCGAAGTTCGGCGTCGTCGGCATTACGAGGAACGCGGCCATGGACTACGGCCCCCTTGGCATCCGTATCAACGCTCTCACCCCGGGGTCGACGACGAGTCCCATGATGAAAAACGCCTTCGAGCAGAACCCGCCCGAATTCCGGGAAAGGATTCTGTCGGCGATTCCGATGCGCGGGCTGGCCGAACCCGAGGATCAGGCAGATGCGGTTGTGTGGCTCTGCTCTGACCAGGCCCGCATGGTAACCGGGATTTCCCTGGCGGTCGACGGCGGCTGGTTGGCCGGAAAGTAAGTGGCACTGCCATCCGGATTAAAAGAAATGGAGCAACTGAAAATGACCAATCTTGATTTCAAGGGCCGGGTGGCAATCGTCACTGGCGCGGGGCAGGGAATGGGCCGCGAGCACGCAAAGATGCTCGCCTCCCGCGGAGCGCGGGTGGTCGTCAATGACGTCAACGCGGCGAATGCGGCCGAAGCTGTGGCCGAGATAACCAACGCAGGCGGCACCGCAGTGGTTGACAGCCATAACGTCGTCAACGAGGCGCCTGAGATCGTCCAGACCGCCCTCGATTCCTTTGGGCAGCTTGACATCGTCGTGAATAACGCCGGGATTAACGCGTTCGGCCGCTTCTGGGAGATGGAATCCGATACGTGGTGGCGCATCTTCGACGTGGCCGTTAAAGGCGTGGTCGGAGTCTCGCGTGCAGCCATGCCACACCTCATTGCCTCAGGCAGTGGCCGGCTTATCAACATCTCCTCGAACGGGGTCATGGGCGTGCCAACCGACTCGGCCTACAACGCCGCCAAGGCCGCCATCTGGGGTCTCGGCATCACCCTCGCCGCCGAGGCCCGCGAGGTGGGAGTTCAAGTCACCACCCTGATGCCGGTGGCCTTGACGCCGATGACGGAGGACGCCTTCCCCAACCCTGTCATTAAGGACGCCATGCGCACGACGGTTCCGGCGAGCTCGGTGTCTGCCTTCGTGGCGTGGCTGGCACACCAGGACACAACAGTCTTCGGCGAAACGTTTGAGATCGCCGGAGTCGCAGCCGGTCGCGTGGCAATTGCCGGCATGCCGCGAATGAAGGTCGAAGCACCTACGCCCGAGAGCTGGGCCGACAGCGGGGAGGCGCTCATGAAGGACGGCGACCTGCGGGCATTCCGCACCGCGAGCGAGTCGTTCCGTGACCAGATGGTGTACTTGGCGCCCGAACTGGACGAGGTCCTCCCGGCCAACGCAGCAGACGTCTCAAGGTGACCGCGTCGCTGCATCACCATCTCTTAGCGGCAAAGTCACGGCCAAAACTGGCTCTCAACTCAAAACAAGGATTCTCATGAAGATCGGCATTCTAGGAGCAGGTTCGATAGGCGCCACACTCGCCCGCAAGCTGAGTGGAGCCGGCCATGATGTTAAGGTTGCGAACTCCCGCGGCCCCGAAACCATCAATTCCGACATTGTGGCATCGGGTGCCCGACCAGTAGAGGCAAGCAGCGCTGTCACCGACGTCGATGTCCTCATCACGTCCATTCCGCTCAGCCGGATGCCCGAGGTCAAAACTCTTATCACCGGCCTCCCGGCCAACACCGTCATCATCGATACATCCAACTACTACCCACTGCGTGATGGGCGGGTGGAAGCCCTGGAAGACGGGAAGGTCGAAAGCGTCTGGATTACCGAGCAGCTCGGGCGCCCGGTTGCGAAGGCCTGGAACGCCATCACGGCCGGGTCCTTCGAAGCCTATGGAAGAGAAGATGGGGATCCCGACCGGATCGCGATCCCTGTGGCCGCGGATCGCGATCGCGACAAAGCGGTAGCAATGGCCCTCGTCGAGGAGACCGGGTTTGACGCGGTCGACGCCGGATCCCTGGCGGACTCCTGGCGCCAGCAGCCCGGAGCGCCCAGCTATTGCACCGACTTTACGCGCCAGAAGTTGCCCGAGGCCCTTGCCGCCGCTGATAAGGCCCGGCTCCCGCAGCGACGGGACATCGCGCTTGCAGCCATCACCGAACGGTTCCCGGACTATTCGGAAGTCACCGCCGACTACCTTGTCCGACTGCATCGGGCCATCTACAGCTGAACTCGTGACAATTCACCGTCGGCCGCAGGCCAAGGAGCAGAAGTGAACCGTAAGGAAGATGTAGTCATCGTGGGGGCTGCCCGGACTCCCCAGGGCAGGTTGATGGGCCAGCTCGCCTCGGTGTCCGCCGTCGAGCTCGGCGGGGTTGCAATCGCTGCCGCTTTGGACAGGGCAGGCATCAGTGCTGATGCTGTTGACGCCGTTGTCATGGGCCAGGTGATCCAGGCAGGGGCCGGCCAGAACCCTGCGCGGCAGGCAGCCGTAGCCGGGGGGATCCCGCTCTGTGCCCACGCTGTCACCGTTAATAAGGTGTGCCTGTCCGGGCTGAGCGCGATCATCGAAGCCAGCCGGCTGCTCCAGCTTGGAGAAGCGGAAGTGGTCATCGCAGGAGGCCAGGAATCAATGAGCAATGCCCCGCATCTGCTTCCCGGTTCGCGCGCCGGGCACTTGTACGGGGACGCCGTGCTGACAGACGCCCTTGCCGGCGACGGACTCACCGATGCCTTCGACCACGAGTCAATGGGCCTCAACACTGATCGTGCCAATGACTTACTCGGCATCGGGCGCGCCGAGCAGGACAAGGCCGCTGCAGACTCCCACCGGCGGGCAGCAGCGGCCCAGGACGCAGGGTACTTCGATACGGAAATTGTTCCGGTCAAAGTGCCTCGTCGTCGGGGAGCGCCTGAACTGGCCGGCAGCGACGAGGGCGTCCGGCCGGACAGCACTGAGGATTCCCTCAGCAAACTTCGGCCGGCCTTTTCCCCCACAGGTACCGTCACGGCGGGCAACGCCTCGCCGCTCACGGATGGCGCTGCCGCCGTCGTTCTGACCACGCGCGGCTATGCGGAAGCCCACGGTTTAGAGGTCGTGGCGGTACTCGGGGCACATGGACAGATCGCAGGTCCGGACACATCACTGCCAGACAAACCCGCCCAGGCCATTGCGAAGGCGCTCGGAGCCGCAGGTTGGACCGTGGGGGAGCTGGACTTCATGGAGATTAACGAGGCGTTCGCCTCCGTGGCGCTCCACTCGGCGGCGCAGCTCGGAATTGGGATGGACAGGGTCAACGTCAACGGCGGTGCCATTGCTCTCGGACACCCCATCGGCGCCTCGGGGGCACGTGTCGTCGTCTCGGCCGTGTACGAACTCCAGCGCCGCGGAAGGGGCAAGGCCGCGGTGGCCCTGTGTGGTGGAGGCGGGCAGGGCGAGGCACTGCTCCTGTCCCTGGGCTGATAGATGACTGGAGTATTTGAGCCAATGAAGGAGGCTGCGTCGAACAACGGCAACACGGTGGACTGGGCCGCCGAACTGCAGCAACTGCGGGTCCTCGTTGCCAAGCAGGAGTTGAACGAGAACATGATCCGCTATTGCCGAGGCATGGACCGCAAGGACCTTGGCCTGATGAAGTCCACCTACTGGCCTGAA from Arthrobacter sp. NicSoilB8 harbors:
- a CDS encoding IclR family transcriptional regulator encodes the protein MVDESTTSIRSVERAAAIVQAIADAGKAGSRLTDVAVATGLSKTTTHRLLGTLCNLGWVELDEQNATYVLGYPLVALGLAASDRHGFLNLAAPHLLRLAELTGDTVYLTVKAGAQAVCIDRVLGTFPIRAVTTNIGERRILGSCAGSLALLAWADPDEVERLLVSLPSVELAAGPVPDPAELPMLIQRARVRGYTQTPAMLVPGAEGLGVPVLSATGTAIAAFSVDAIAARLSEPRRSQVAEWMKREAAVLAHRLRQFDSAPSEGTVRRLLQ
- a CDS encoding MFS transporter, whose translation is MSKPKAGRQLALIAMVQVLALGVWFSASAVVPTLRTEWGISSIEAVWLTASVQVGFAVGALASAFLNLADRIRPHLLLAASAGAAALTTGALALLVGDFAAALPLRVLTGIFLAGVYPVGMKLVASWSQPARRGKSMGLLLGALTLGSSFPHLISGLGSLNWKVVLGSAALVSGTGAAVALIWVRPGPYLHAGMARPSPRYIVELFRHSTPRLINFGYFGHMWELYAVWTWLPSFMVASELVHGNTLGNGLSLGAFLAIGVAGVGGCLIGGWLADRFGPPLAAGGALLISGTCCLISPLLFGLPWIILMGFCIVWGASVIADSGVFSAALSESVDHQYTGSALTIQTAIGFSLTVAPIQIVPLAADMLGWQFAFLLLAPGPLLGALAMMALRARNAALRPRTDNSCAANDSAIDQSFWEHRL
- a CDS encoding AraC family transcriptional regulator, whose protein sequence is MLKDADLDWQTALTNAEIDPDAIDRPGGTIPAKKELAFQLQFVALTKDRVDLWVKAAQAYTLGSFGIRGLALATAPTIAAWVEAGSSTDYAPGLMEITPLRTSDGTVTGMEYTYPDTPAELIPFSVYRDFCVIARTFTWMYGGPFPFTRVEFPLAEASPEIFPFVPCAIDCGSDALRLWWAPETSVQELPFGNAFQHEAWLKADHQILDNLRATGDWPDTVMKTIRAAPELNRKLANVAATLRVSPRTLQRKLELTGDDFAQLRDKALGDLAADLLSKTDHSVARISRALGYTDPTSFTIAFKRWNGMPPTAYRDAARYKNNAKSKA
- a CDS encoding LLM class flavin-dependent oxidoreductase, with the protein product MSIASNETATDHPVDRDFVADYTVERDSSPMVGGDNAFKVAIFGANVSTGQGGLNFAENSIKLGNWGEVQHLAQKADRYGVDGFIPIARWQGLAGPDRPWGRQFETFTWAAGLAAVTQNIQIIATCNVQFMNPVMGAKMVTTIDHISGGRMGLNVTAGYFKPEYDIFGVELPEHDVRYELADEWIEIAERLWANEEQQFDFDGKFFNLKGAQAYPKPVQSPRPMVMSAGSSPAGQEFAFKHANVLFASVASVEHSGEITPKIRQKADAAGREDLGLWAGAHIIVKDTEKEARAYADYVTESTDWESALRYREIIRSGTQSFNWDEYKQSEDYKRDESVRAFGRAALMPITGTPEMVVEELQKLQASGITGICTGLVDYDEGLDRLNEQIFPLMREAGLRA
- a CDS encoding flavin reductase family protein, translated to MSISIAQSLEPAITADEFKAAFRNHPGGVAVITADAGNGPVGLTATSVISASAEPAILAFSVSEFSSSTPTILSADTVVVHLLSAEQVDIAKLCATSGIDRFADTSLWSRLETGEPYFVQAQAWIRGRIINSMAAGGSSIVAVEALQASPALSGDAAPGDPLVYHNRRWHALGDASQI
- a CDS encoding OsmC family protein, with protein sequence METTQAVNGVDLGGLRDTIDAVRANRSLGKVTFAVNGVWENGFRLQSTTGGLTQAGSVDDSRRGKFTMSSDEPAQLLGADTAVSPAEYVLQALAGCYTVTLVANAASRNIELESYHLELEADFDLASFLGVAPEEAPGARQIRVKIDVKAPGASRQDLEELVEAVQKRSPIRDTLIRPVDVVTTLV
- a CDS encoding cupin domain-containing protein, which produces MTFPDPKKFQLVVAGPNESGEADFLEVGPAAEFDFPGVAAGAFFWAVDGGHSKTNFGAPPSKVALAGPNGSTFGISSFPANSSGEVDAATLDESMTATDDDGDAGMHASDTIDYEVVISGKVDLVLPGGKKRTLVPGDLLVMAGVPHAWKNPYDEDCVYVVVTVGFNTPEVAS
- a CDS encoding isocitrate lyase/PEP mutase family protein — translated: MSLTSPGKALRAVFDSPETALVPFGALPLHAQMAQHAGFDAFQLSGGMSAWWQGVSDTGWLTLTEVVEHAKRTARAADIPIYCDADTGFGAPINVQRTVSEFIDAGVAGIHIEDQREPKKSGGVAGIELVSDAEAIGRLNAAVEARDRLDKDFVIVARTDGYGAAGGGVDEAIRRAQVYKAETGADVIFYEGFHTWEQAELALKETPGPAYAVGVPLIGRKTVAEMTAIGQAIQPVAFVLPGVKEVWRLLMQVKESGEATPIGEYIDHLNDGPDSIGWGAMFGRPLTDYVRETEDRFLPQESRRNYDNNVHVGESY